In one window of Epinephelus fuscoguttatus linkage group LG20, E.fuscoguttatus.final_Chr_v1 DNA:
- the ch25h gene encoding cholesterol 25-hydroxylase-like protein: MSGTGRVLISCHTLTDSDGRMLLQPLWNVLLGHSSLLLSPVFPVLFSLSIYLSFCLPFLLLDLLSSRWALVRRYKLQPQSSVSWASVRSCLALTLYNHMVFIFPLTLMHWYVRPLHLPQEAPPLPRLLAQVLVCLLLFDFQSFTWHLLHHRVPWLYRNFHKLHHTYTSTSALTTEHSGAWETLSLGFFAACTPALLGCHPLTKLAFFTLNIWLSVEDHCGYDLPWATHRLVPLGLYGGARHHDLHHLNSKCNYAPYFTHWDRLAGTLYIPQD, from the exons ATGTCAGGAACAGGAAGAGTCCTGATAAG CTGCCACACATTGACTGACTCTGATGGGAGGAtgctgctgcagcctctctgGAACGTTCTGCTGGGACACTCGTCCCTCCTGCTCTCACCTGTCTTCCCCGTCCTCTTCTCCCTGTCCATCTACCTGTCCTTCTGTCTGCCCTTCCTGTTGCTGGACCTGTTGTCCTCCAGGTGGGCCCTGGTGCGCAGGTACAAGCTGCAGCCTCAGAGCTCTGTCAGCTGGGCCTCGGTGCGGAGCTGCCTGGCCCTGACGCTCTACAACCACATGGTCTTCATCTTCCCCCTCACCCTGATGCACTGGTACGTGAGGCCACTCCACCTGCCGCAGGAGGCCCCACCCCTGCCCCGCCTCCTCGCTCAGGTGCTCGTCTGCCTGCTGCTCTTTGACTTCCAGAGCTTCACCTGGCACTTGCTGCACCACAGGGTTCCCTGGCTTTACCGCAACTTCCACAAG CTGCACCACACCTACACCTCCACCTCCGCCCTCACCACCGAACACTCAGGAGCGTGGGAGACTCTGAGTCTGGGCTTCTTCGCCGCCTGCACCCCCGCCCTGCTGGGCTGCCACCCGCTCACCAAGCTCGCCTTCTTCACGCTCAACATCTGGCTGTCGGTGGAGGATCACTGCGGCTACGACTTGCCGTGGGCTACGCACCGCCTGGTGCCACTGGGGCTGTATGGCGGGGCCCGCCACCACGACCTGCACCACCTCAACTCCAAGTGCAACTACGCCCCCTACTTCACCCACTGGGACCGACTGGCCGGGACACTGTACATACCGCAAGACTGA